A portion of the Rubeoparvulum massiliense genome contains these proteins:
- a CDS encoding PrkA family serine protein kinase, protein MDILNRLAQYQREESELHWNGTFADYLAIVKERPYVAQLSHARLYNMIRDAGIEQREDDSNEYQFFTDQLYGLERTLERLVEEYFHSAARRLDVRKRILLLMGPVSGGKSTIVTMLKKGLEAYSRTEAGALYGIKGCPMHEEPLHLIPHFMRSEVEQELGIFIEGELCPHCQHMVNSEYQGRLHEVPVERILFSEIGRRGIGTFSPSDPKSQDIAELTGSIDFSTIGDYGSESDPRAYRFDGELNIANRGLMEFQEMLKCDEKFLWNLLSLTQEGNFKAGRFALISADELIIAHTNEAEYRSFVANEKNEALQSRMIVIPIPYNLRVNDEEKIYRKLISQSELSHVHIAPHALYITAMFSILTRLLPTNKQGIDLMKKLKLYNGEAVEGLNHTDLRELEQEFPEEGMSGIDPRYVMNRISSALIRSNATCINALDILRAMKDGLDQHPAITKEERERYLNYIAIARREYDELAKKEVQKAFVYSYEESARHLLENYLDNVEAYCHGHKMQDPITDEELDPDERLMRSIEEQIGISENAKKAFREELLIRISAYARKGKRFEYQSHERLKEAIEKKLFTDLKDVVKITTSSKTPDEQQLKKINEVSARLIEEYGYCPVCANEILRYVGSLLNR, encoded by the coding sequence GTGGATATTCTCAATAGACTTGCCCAGTACCAAAGGGAGGAAAGCGAATTACATTGGAATGGTACGTTTGCAGATTATCTCGCCATCGTGAAGGAGCGGCCCTATGTGGCGCAGCTATCACACGCTCGATTATACAATATGATTCGGGATGCAGGTATTGAACAACGAGAGGATGACAGTAATGAATATCAATTCTTTACGGACCAACTATATGGCTTAGAACGTACTCTGGAAAGATTGGTGGAGGAGTACTTTCATTCTGCTGCACGCAGACTGGACGTTCGGAAGCGTATTCTGTTATTAATGGGACCTGTTAGCGGCGGCAAATCAACCATTGTTACCATGTTGAAGAAAGGCTTAGAGGCATATTCACGTACAGAGGCAGGGGCGCTCTATGGGATCAAAGGGTGTCCCATGCACGAGGAGCCACTTCATCTTATTCCACACTTTATGCGTAGCGAGGTGGAACAAGAGCTGGGAATCTTTATTGAAGGAGAGCTCTGCCCCCATTGTCAGCATATGGTCAATTCAGAGTATCAAGGACGACTCCATGAGGTACCTGTAGAACGTATTCTCTTCTCAGAAATAGGAAGACGAGGGATCGGCACCTTCAGCCCTTCTGATCCCAAGTCACAAGATATTGCAGAGCTTACGGGGAGTATTGATTTTTCTACCATTGGTGATTATGGATCGGAATCGGATCCTCGTGCTTACCGTTTTGATGGTGAATTGAATATTGCTAATCGTGGCCTAATGGAATTTCAGGAAATGCTGAAATGTGATGAGAAATTTCTTTGGAATCTCTTATCGCTCACGCAGGAAGGAAACTTTAAGGCAGGTCGTTTTGCCTTGATTTCTGCCGATGAACTGATTATCGCCCATACCAATGAAGCGGAGTACCGAAGCTTCGTGGCCAATGAAAAAAATGAAGCGCTACAGTCACGGATGATCGTCATACCTATTCCCTACAATCTGCGAGTAAATGATGAGGAAAAAATCTATCGAAAATTAATTAGCCAAAGTGAATTATCCCATGTACACATTGCTCCACATGCACTCTATATTACAGCCATGTTTAGCATTCTTACACGGCTACTTCCCACGAATAAGCAGGGGATTGACCTGATGAAAAAGCTAAAGCTCTATAATGGTGAAGCTGTGGAAGGGCTGAATCATACGGATTTAAGAGAGTTGGAACAGGAATTCCCTGAGGAAGGCATGAGCGGGATTGATCCACGCTATGTGATGAACCGCATTTCCAGCGCCTTAATTCGTTCTAACGCCACATGTATCAACGCGCTTGATATCTTACGTGCCATGAAGGATGGACTGGATCAGCATCCTGCCATCACGAAGGAGGAACGGGAGCGCTATCTCAACTATATAGCCATCGCTCGTAGGGAATATGATGAGTTGGCGAAGAAAGAGGTTCAGAAGGCCTTTGTCTACTCCTATGAAGAATCAGCACGCCATTTACTGGAGAACTATTTAGATAATGTAGAAGCTTACTGTCATGGTCACAAGATGCAGGATCCCATCACCGATGAGGAATTGGATCCCGATGAGCGGTTAATGCGCTCCATCGAAGAGCAAATCGGGATCTCAGAGAATGCGAAGAAGGCCTTTCGTGAAGAGCTTCTGATCCGAATCTCCGCCTATGCTCGGAAAGGGAAGCGTTTTGAATATCAAAGTCATGAACGCTTAAAGGAAGCCATTGAGAAAAAATTATTCACTGATTTAAAGGATGTTGTTAAGATCACGACCTCGAGTAAAACACCAGATGAACAGCAGCTGAAGAAGATCAATGAGGTGAGTGCTCGCTTAATTGAAGAGTATGGCTACTGCCCTGTCTGTGCCAATGAGATTTTACGATATGTGGGAAGTCTCCTGAATCGTTAA